In a genomic window of Streptomyces katrae:
- a CDS encoding SDR family NAD(P)-dependent oxidoreductase produces the protein MRRHSPFGRHLAETRDEAVFVTGTSSGIGRAIALDLAGRSVTVFAGVRRAGDAPKGAGLPGAVHEILLDVTSGSQITEAADSIRRLLGRQRLRGVVNNAGAATGGPLEYVTIDEMRHQFEVNVFGQLAVTQAVLDLIRDHGDGRVLFTSSIAGHVAAPCFGPYAASKHALNGIAESMRRELRPWNICVSVLVPGAVATPIWGKADHSVQGLTDRLPMRAKELYGSTLENMRRYVASAAAGRSISPSVVARAAHHALYARHPKAVYLMGAEARAGVALSTALPTRVFDALLDRQLSRSPSR, from the coding sequence GTGAGGCGTCATTCACCTTTCGGCCGGCACCTCGCAGAAACCAGAGACGAAGCAGTCTTCGTCACCGGTACATCCAGCGGGATCGGCAGGGCAATCGCTCTGGACCTCGCCGGGCGAAGTGTGACCGTATTCGCCGGTGTGCGCAGGGCCGGGGACGCGCCGAAGGGCGCCGGACTGCCCGGTGCGGTGCACGAGATCCTCTTGGATGTCACCAGTGGCAGCCAGATCACGGAGGCGGCCGATTCGATCCGCCGGCTCCTGGGCCGGCAGCGCCTCCGCGGAGTGGTGAACAATGCCGGCGCCGCGACCGGCGGCCCCCTGGAATACGTGACCATCGACGAGATGCGACACCAGTTCGAGGTCAACGTCTTCGGCCAGCTGGCCGTGACTCAGGCGGTTCTTGACCTGATCCGCGATCACGGGGACGGACGCGTACTCTTCACGAGCTCTATCGCAGGACACGTCGCCGCACCCTGCTTCGGACCCTACGCAGCGTCAAAGCACGCACTGAACGGCATAGCGGAGTCGATGCGACGCGAGCTGCGGCCATGGAACATCTGCGTGTCCGTCCTCGTGCCCGGAGCGGTGGCGACGCCGATCTGGGGCAAGGCAGACCATTCTGTGCAGGGCTTGACGGACCGATTGCCGATGAGAGCGAAGGAGTTGTACGGCAGCACACTGGAGAACATGCGGCGATACGTGGCTTCCGCCGCGGCGGGGCGGAGCATCTCGCCGTCGGTGGTCGCCCGTGCCGCTCATCATGCGCTCTATGCGCGACATCCCAAGGCCGTCTATCTCATGGGCGCGGAGGCACGCGCGGGGGTGGCCCTGTCCACCGCTCTGCCCACACGAGTCTTCGACGCGCTGCTTGACAGGCAGCTGAGCAGATCCCCTTCGAGATAG
- a CDS encoding pyridoxal-phosphate dependent enzyme: MRDHNGIQRILEAPFVPLGKWPTPISAISRSNGVDVLVKRDDLSGHGRGGVKTRKIEHLVGHMLEKGYGSLVTPVGNVTNLVHDILPVLRRFDIAWDIVVADVPPLPLGERRRMFGGLGSNVRLIGPGHIEAAGALAGAYHRSRRAGRRPFFAPPSLAHPAAVIAAARGFLEMVGQVEAMGVPPLQTVFITAASGTAFAGFVLAENLLRQQGHRPIHVVGVQVYPGPARRWIHGLVRWTEHYLSVSDRVPSGRIDLRTTRIYREFGRYPTDLVELCTSVKDETGLKLDPVFGGKTWSIMESCLAQGRSNGSVLYWHCGYTPDWEVVPAAR; the protein is encoded by the coding sequence ATGCGCGACCACAATGGAATCCAGCGCATTCTGGAGGCCCCGTTCGTCCCTCTGGGAAAGTGGCCGACGCCGATCTCGGCAATCTCCCGATCAAACGGGGTGGATGTCCTGGTCAAGCGTGACGACCTCTCCGGTCACGGCCGCGGAGGCGTCAAGACACGTAAGATCGAACATCTGGTCGGGCACATGCTGGAGAAGGGGTACGGCAGCCTCGTCACTCCGGTGGGCAACGTGACCAACCTCGTACACGACATCCTCCCGGTTCTTCGACGGTTCGACATCGCATGGGACATCGTCGTCGCTGACGTTCCGCCTCTTCCTCTCGGTGAGCGGCGGAGGATGTTCGGCGGCCTCGGAAGCAACGTGCGTCTGATCGGCCCGGGCCACATCGAGGCAGCCGGCGCGCTGGCCGGTGCCTATCACCGGAGCCGCAGAGCGGGACGACGGCCGTTCTTCGCCCCGCCGAGCCTCGCACATCCCGCAGCGGTGATCGCTGCTGCGCGCGGTTTCCTGGAAATGGTGGGTCAGGTCGAGGCCATGGGGGTGCCGCCGCTGCAGACGGTGTTCATCACGGCCGCGTCGGGCACGGCGTTCGCGGGTTTCGTGCTGGCGGAGAACCTCCTGCGCCAGCAAGGGCATCGTCCGATCCATGTCGTCGGCGTTCAGGTTTACCCGGGCCCAGCACGCCGGTGGATCCACGGACTCGTCCGGTGGACCGAGCACTACTTGTCCGTGTCCGACCGGGTGCCGAGTGGACGCATCGACCTGAGGACGACCAGGATCTACCGCGAATTCGGCCGCTACCCAACCGACCTGGTCGAGCTGTGCACATCCGTGAAGGACGAGACAGGGCTGAAGCTCGACCCGGTCTTCGGAGGTAAGACCTGGTCGATCATGGAGTCTTGTCTGGCCCAGGGGCGCAGCAATGGTTCCGTGTTGTATTGGCACTGCGGCTACACGCCGGACTGGGAGGTCGTGCCCGCGGCTCGTTGA
- a CDS encoding glycosyltransferase, whose product MLVIALSAMLAFFAIAQLRILVIHAYSQMKGVGGQAIELSRPSSCSWPTVVVQLPIYREHKVLYRLLAAVKNLDYMDGRLAVQVLDDSEGEEAALAKAVVDAHRGGSVPIEYVHRTSREGYKSGALNHGTRTVDCDLVAIFDADFTPDRDFLIKTVPLFEDARVAAVHTRWRHRNGLSSTLTLFQAAVIDSLFCFSSGIRQARGEPTIYLGTSGVWRKRTIEELGGWHEAPFTDDGIDLSFRAQLAGWSVVFVNEALASSDLPDTYLSYKSQQRRWARAAFRLFLDYGKKALSPPQGKRRRFLELSSLHLVLGTPALVLTGLLSSAYVVFGLPRTPYWVITQVGLSAFLVLFPPLQECALSQRILYDDWARRCLRLPLSLPLAIGVSVSILAGFRDTIKRDEPEFVRTPKEGSSGIIRKSEVKWVKTASRIAWCELGLGVVFLSSGLLSVVRGYAESCFLLLSLAGAFLVASARSGSEIRRAGHRPATPASAGTSD is encoded by the coding sequence ATGCTGGTGATAGCCCTTTCCGCCATGCTGGCGTTCTTCGCCATAGCTCAACTGCGGATACTGGTCATTCATGCATATTCCCAGATGAAGGGTGTCGGAGGGCAGGCCATCGAACTCTCCCGGCCGAGCAGTTGCTCCTGGCCGACGGTCGTGGTGCAACTCCCCATTTATCGAGAACATAAAGTTCTTTACCGACTGCTCGCGGCGGTAAAGAACCTCGACTATATGGACGGCCGACTCGCGGTGCAAGTTCTGGACGACTCCGAGGGGGAAGAGGCCGCGCTGGCCAAGGCCGTCGTCGACGCACATCGCGGAGGCTCCGTCCCGATCGAATACGTCCACAGGACAAGCCGCGAAGGGTACAAGTCGGGGGCGCTCAACCACGGTACGCGAACGGTCGATTGCGACCTCGTGGCGATTTTTGACGCGGACTTCACACCTGATCGTGACTTCCTCATCAAAACCGTGCCCCTGTTCGAGGATGCCCGCGTCGCTGCAGTCCATACGCGGTGGCGACACCGCAACGGCCTTTCGTCCACTCTGACGCTGTTCCAAGCGGCGGTCATCGACAGCCTCTTCTGCTTTTCGAGCGGGATCCGCCAGGCCAGGGGGGAGCCCACCATATATCTGGGGACCAGTGGGGTCTGGCGGAAGCGCACGATCGAAGAACTCGGCGGGTGGCACGAAGCACCGTTCACCGACGACGGCATCGACCTCAGCTTCCGTGCCCAGCTCGCGGGATGGTCGGTCGTCTTCGTCAACGAGGCATTGGCCAGCAGCGACCTTCCCGACACCTACCTCAGCTACAAAAGCCAGCAACGCCGCTGGGCGCGCGCGGCATTCCGGCTCTTCCTCGATTACGGGAAGAAGGCGCTCAGTCCGCCACAGGGCAAGAGGCGTCGATTTCTTGAGCTTTCTTCCTTGCACCTGGTTCTGGGTACACCGGCACTCGTCCTGACCGGACTGCTCTCCAGTGCATATGTCGTTTTCGGGCTCCCACGCACTCCGTACTGGGTGATCACCCAAGTCGGTCTCAGCGCGTTTCTCGTACTGTTCCCGCCGTTGCAGGAATGCGCGCTCTCTCAGAGAATTCTGTACGACGACTGGGCGCGGCGGTGTCTGCGTCTGCCCCTGTCGTTGCCGCTCGCCATAGGCGTATCGGTCTCCATCCTGGCCGGCTTCCGGGACACGATCAAGCGAGACGAGCCGGAGTTCGTGAGAACCCCCAAGGAAGGGTCGTCGGGCATTATCCGGAAGAGCGAAGTGAAGTGGGTCAAAACCGCCTCGCGGATCGCGTGGTGTGAACTGGGCCTGGGTGTCGTGTTTCTCTCGTCCGGGCTGCTGTCCGTCGTGCGCGGGTACGCCGAGTCGTGTTTCCTGCTCCTGTCCCTGGCAGGGGCTTTCCTGGTCGCGAGTGCGAGGAGCGGATCGGAGATCCGACGAGCCGGTCACCGGCCGGCTACCCCGGCCTCCGCAGGCACATCAGATTGA
- a CDS encoding DEAD/DEAH box helicase family protein, translating to MKAGLRATVVAARGTGKTFMAAAAALKLARGGRVLVLVPTLDLLTQTVREWQAVGHTGPAVAVCSLEDNPELWAGQVRSTTSAPQLGLWHGRGPVTVYAAYASLPVITEAHRGEYGLPMEAFDLVVVDEAHRTSGSAGKAWADVHRQEAHLVTEASGGAAGLKARLQPQFMEGVRTPRHPAA from the coding sequence GTGAAAGCAGGGCTGCGGGCCACGGTGGTGGCGGCGCGCGGGACCGGCAAGACGTTCATGGCCGCCGCGGCAGCGCTGAAGCTGGCACGGGGCGGGCGGGTGCTGGTGCTGGTGCCGACCCTGGATCTGCTGACCCAGACGGTGCGGGAGTGGCAGGCGGTGGGCCACACCGGGCCGGCGGTGGCGGTGTGCTCCCTGGAGGACAACCCCGAGCTGTGGGCGGGGCAGGTGCGCTCCACCACGTCCGCGCCGCAGCTGGGCCTGTGGCACGGCCGGGGGCCGGTCACCGTCTACGCCGCCTACGCCTCCCTGCCCGTGATCACCGAAGCTCACCGCGGGGAGTACGGGCTGCCGATGGAGGCTTTCGACCTGGTGGTGGTGGACGAGGCGCACCGTACGAGCGGGTCGGCGGGGAAGGCGTGGGCGGACGTGCACCGCCAGGAGGCCCATCTCGTGACCGAGGCGTCGGGGGGCGCTGCCGGGTTGAAGGCGAGGCTGCAGCCACAGTTCATGGAGGGAGTTCGGACACCGCGTCATCCTGCCGCCTAG
- a CDS encoding alpha/beta fold hydrolase, whose amino-acid sequence MVTELNFVYAPQIAEFQRDHRVVLYEPLLSTTTRVGIKDRAHEVRCLLSALGISRAHFVVWGDTGAAAYYLAKHHPELCRSVVFVGLADRYRFPQPYGFWLKMLEHLPLERVVSSRVCATLLGRFVGGTQIKPEWIVQEALVVLRLTALFKHSILPNLTEHRPTPGEVHVPSLVISGDNDHIVSVAQARRMAALLPHAGAAVIKPGGEHFITYVDDSFVNETVRRFISSVE is encoded by the coding sequence ATGGTCACCGAACTGAACTTCGTCTACGCACCTCAAATCGCAGAGTTCCAGCGCGACCACCGCGTCGTGCTCTATGAACCGCTGCTCAGCACGACCACGCGGGTCGGCATCAAGGACAGGGCCCACGAGGTCCGCTGCCTGCTTTCCGCCCTCGGTATCAGCCGCGCGCACTTCGTCGTGTGGGGCGACACGGGTGCGGCAGCCTATTATCTGGCCAAGCATCACCCCGAGTTGTGTCGCTCGGTGGTCTTCGTCGGGCTGGCCGATCGTTACCGGTTCCCGCAGCCCTACGGCTTCTGGCTGAAGATGCTGGAACACCTTCCCCTCGAGCGAGTGGTGTCATCACGTGTGTGTGCGACGCTCCTTGGGCGCTTCGTCGGAGGGACCCAGATCAAACCGGAGTGGATCGTCCAGGAGGCGCTGGTCGTCCTTCGGTTGACGGCGCTGTTCAAGCACAGCATTCTTCCCAACCTGACCGAGCATCGCCCGACGCCGGGGGAGGTTCACGTGCCGAGCCTGGTCATCTCCGGCGACAACGACCACATCGTCTCGGTCGCCCAGGCCCGCCGCATGGCCGCGCTGCTTCCCCACGCGGGTGCAGCGGTCATCAAGCCAGGTGGTGAGCACTTCATCACCTACGTGGACGACTCATTCGTCAACGAGACCGTTCGCCGCTTCATCTCCAGCGTGGAGTAG
- a CDS encoding alpha/beta hydrolase family protein gives MTSRRTLLKGTLFASAAAMLPTAASASGRGLVLRLPAPTGPYPVGMEVAHLRDPARSDPWVGGARELMLTILYPARSVHGLSRAPQLTPAEAREFADLAPHVHPGLPGPGAVDWGALLTHGHVGAPPLPGRRPVLVYSPGGGDSRTLGTTLAEDLASHGRVVVLVDHPGDASQVELPTGLRRTVLLGPPDPLTFRTMVDTRIADLRLILDRLGELPLARVMDSSRIGLYGHSAGGTAAVYAAREDRRVGAVANLEGYLDLYPAPVAFARPLLLFRTAGFDGATRIESSWASLSGRRALLPAANHWAFTDYGSLVAQLHTGGLVTATARAGLIGTGDPVVTLAEVRRRMGAFFACL, from the coding sequence ATGACTTCACGACGCACTCTGTTGAAAGGCACCCTATTCGCCAGTGCCGCCGCCATGCTGCCCACGGCTGCGTCCGCCTCCGGTCGCGGCTTGGTCCTGCGCCTGCCCGCGCCCACCGGCCCGTACCCGGTGGGCATGGAGGTGGCCCATCTGAGGGATCCGGCCCGTTCGGACCCGTGGGTGGGTGGTGCAAGGGAGTTGATGCTGACGATCCTGTACCCGGCTCGATCGGTGCACGGGTTGTCCCGGGCGCCACAGCTCACTCCGGCCGAGGCCAGGGAATTCGCCGACCTTGCGCCCCACGTTCATCCCGGCCTGCCCGGGCCGGGGGCCGTGGACTGGGGTGCGCTCCTCACCCACGGACACGTGGGTGCGCCGCCTCTGCCCGGCCGTCGGCCGGTGCTGGTGTACTCACCGGGCGGCGGTGACTCCCGCACGCTTGGCACGACCCTCGCCGAGGACCTGGCGAGCCACGGCCGGGTGGTCGTGCTCGTCGACCACCCCGGTGACGCTTCTCAGGTGGAGCTGCCGACCGGGCTACGACGGACCGTCCTGCTCGGGCCGCCGGACCCATTGACCTTCCGCACGATGGTGGACACCCGGATCGCTGACCTCCGCTTGATTCTGGACCGGCTCGGTGAATTGCCGCTCGCCCGGGTGATGGACTCCAGCCGCATCGGGCTGTACGGCCATTCCGCAGGCGGCACCGCGGCGGTGTACGCGGCGCGTGAGGACCGCCGGGTCGGCGCGGTCGCCAACCTGGAGGGCTATCTCGACCTGTACCCGGCGCCGGTCGCCTTCGCCCGCCCGCTGCTGCTTTTCCGCACCGCCGGATTCGACGGCGCCACCCGTATCGAATCGTCCTGGGCGTCCCTTTCCGGCCGCCGCGCGCTGCTCCCGGCGGCGAACCACTGGGCGTTCACGGACTACGGCTCGCTCGTCGCACAACTCCATACAGGCGGCTTGGTGACAGCAACAGCACGGGCCGGGCTCATCGGTACCGGCGACCCGGTCGTGACACTCGCTGAGGTACGGCGCCGGATGGGTGCCTTCTTCGCCTGCCTCTGA
- a CDS encoding FkbM family methyltransferase has protein sequence MLAMGMHDRDVAALIRQLVRPDMSVVDVGAHLGYFTLLCARLGGAASRVWAFEPSSALLPILRRNVAENDVCGEIHVVPSAVGDSVGAVTLFAGTPDSMLSSIHRAAAAGDGAGPRETVACTTLDAWAERSLWPRVDLVKIDIEGHEVAALAGMRELSRRNPGLVLIIELNERTLAAAGESIDSFWAALAACGFDDVSLAGPPPRPVTYPQDRDAIRREIRRQGNGRVNLMCLRRPG, from the coding sequence ATGCTGGCGATGGGCATGCACGACCGCGATGTCGCGGCACTCATCCGGCAGCTCGTCAGGCCGGACATGTCGGTCGTGGACGTCGGTGCGCACCTGGGCTACTTCACGCTGCTGTGCGCGCGCCTCGGCGGAGCGGCGAGCAGGGTCTGGGCCTTCGAGCCGTCGTCGGCACTGCTCCCCATCCTGCGGAGAAACGTGGCGGAGAACGACGTCTGCGGCGAGATCCACGTGGTGCCGAGTGCCGTGGGAGATTCGGTCGGTGCAGTGACGCTGTTCGCGGGCACGCCCGACAGCATGCTGTCCAGCATCCACCGGGCTGCGGCGGCCGGCGACGGTGCGGGGCCGAGGGAGACCGTTGCGTGCACCACCTTGGACGCATGGGCCGAACGGAGTCTGTGGCCCCGAGTGGATCTGGTCAAGATCGACATTGAAGGCCACGAGGTCGCGGCGTTGGCCGGTATGCGGGAGCTGAGCCGTCGAAATCCCGGTCTGGTTCTGATCATCGAGCTCAACGAGCGGACGCTGGCCGCTGCAGGTGAGTCGATCGACTCGTTCTGGGCGGCCCTGGCCGCATGCGGATTCGACGACGTCTCCCTGGCGGGGCCCCCTCCTCGACCGGTGACATACCCCCAGGACCGCGACGCCATCCGGCGGGAGATCCGTCGCCAGGGAAACGGGCGGGTCAATCTGATGTGCCTGCGGAGGCCGGGGTAG
- a CDS encoding ArsR/SmtB family transcription factor: MLRVHFTPDDLARTRFAVRPAPLQELHAALTTTMERSGGPLFAPWRGRILRSLPASSSPLADLAPAGHPASFLDVLGDTVAEGFGRIRATSAGLVRSELDRLYAAMPAPRWIRDLHAGRETAWHTLRRAQRAAYETVLAPVWSVVEDLHREEFTRYALTIAEHGLAATLTGLAPGSRIHEGVWEWPGAAPDRDVRLDGRGLVLLPTFHHPAGPLLQDAPGRPAVLTYPAGPGLPPGAGDPAVFAEGLAAVLGRTRLDALHLLAEPHTTTSLARALHVSNATASSHAAALRSAGMTTTTRTGRSVTHRRTALGSLVAGARSP, translated from the coding sequence GTGCTGCGAGTCCACTTCACTCCGGACGACCTCGCCCGTACCCGGTTCGCAGTCCGTCCAGCACCCCTCCAGGAGCTGCACGCCGCCCTTACCACAACCATGGAACGAAGCGGCGGCCCACTGTTCGCGCCGTGGCGCGGTCGCATCCTGCGCTCCCTCCCGGCCTCGAGCAGCCCGCTCGCCGACCTGGCTCCGGCAGGCCACCCGGCCTCGTTCCTCGACGTCCTCGGCGACACCGTCGCCGAAGGCTTCGGACGAATCCGCGCCACCAGCGCCGGTCTCGTCCGCTCCGAACTGGACCGGCTCTACGCGGCGATGCCCGCCCCGCGCTGGATCCGCGACCTGCACGCGGGGCGGGAGACGGCCTGGCACACCCTGCGCCGCGCCCAGCGGGCCGCATACGAGACGGTCCTCGCCCCCGTCTGGTCCGTTGTAGAGGACCTCCACCGCGAGGAATTCACCCGTTACGCCCTGACGATCGCCGAGCACGGCCTGGCCGCAACCCTGACCGGCCTCGCCCCGGGCAGCCGGATCCATGAGGGTGTGTGGGAATGGCCCGGCGCGGCGCCGGACCGCGACGTCCGCCTCGACGGGCGCGGCCTGGTTCTGCTGCCCACCTTCCACCACCCAGCCGGCCCACTTCTCCAGGACGCCCCCGGCCGTCCCGCGGTCCTGACCTACCCGGCCGGCCCCGGGCTCCCGCCCGGCGCGGGAGACCCGGCCGTCTTCGCCGAGGGCCTCGCCGCCGTCCTGGGGCGCACCCGGCTGGACGCCCTGCACCTCCTGGCCGAACCTCACACCACGACGTCCCTGGCCCGTGCTCTCCACGTCAGCAACGCGACGGCTTCGTCCCACGCGGCCGCCCTGAGATCGGCGGGCATGACGACGACAACCCGCACGGGCCGCTCGGTCACCCACCGGCGCACGGCCCTCGGATCGCTGGTGGCCGGCGCTCGGTCACCGTAG
- a CDS encoding 3-oxoacyl-ACP synthase III family protein: MLEQFSISGTGHAVGSRIVSNTGLAVSMGLSTDWFTKRTGIDERRVCGEGEDVLTLAVSAVESALQSSGLKPDMLGPETVLLHIQNGLTAFTPPSGVILANALGLKGLRVLSVDGVCAEPVAMFEMAVLMLSSNRCSRAVISSSVDFLPIISSKDRGTVGLFGAGAGAVVVERHTTSQGMSAKVMSLQWVTHADHAALGSIPVLGYNAGPEGVSVQAGFYDMDGSGLVHTGLSVIPPLVSRVLEEAGWCHDDVHLVISHQPNVRMLNVLIEALGFRPEIFPMPASRLGNMGPASLLVNLSLARDEGLLRPGQRLLLLAFGLGFSCGAVAIELLPGEAGCDD, from the coding sequence GTGCTCGAGCAGTTCAGCATTTCAGGCACCGGTCATGCCGTCGGCTCCAGGATTGTCTCGAACACCGGCCTGGCTGTTTCGATGGGGCTGTCCACGGATTGGTTCACGAAGCGCACAGGGATTGATGAACGACGGGTTTGCGGGGAAGGAGAGGACGTACTCACGCTGGCGGTGTCCGCTGTCGAGTCGGCTCTCCAGTCGAGTGGGCTGAAACCTGACATGTTGGGCCCCGAAACAGTTCTCCTTCACATCCAGAACGGCCTGACGGCCTTCACCCCGCCGTCCGGGGTCATCTTGGCGAATGCGCTGGGGCTCAAGGGTCTGCGCGTGCTCTCCGTCGACGGAGTCTGCGCTGAACCTGTGGCCATGTTCGAGATGGCTGTGCTCATGTTGTCGAGCAATCGCTGCAGTCGGGCCGTCATCTCGTCGAGTGTGGATTTCCTGCCGATCATCAGCTCGAAGGACAGGGGCACGGTCGGGCTCTTCGGCGCTGGTGCGGGCGCGGTCGTGGTCGAGCGGCACACCACGTCACAGGGCATGTCGGCGAAGGTCATGAGCCTTCAGTGGGTGACTCACGCCGACCATGCGGCCCTCGGGAGCATCCCGGTACTGGGCTACAACGCCGGCCCCGAAGGGGTCAGCGTGCAAGCGGGTTTCTACGACATGGACGGCTCTGGCCTGGTTCATACGGGGCTGAGCGTCATCCCTCCCCTGGTTTCCCGTGTACTCGAAGAAGCCGGGTGGTGCCACGACGACGTCCACCTCGTCATCTCCCATCAGCCGAACGTTCGCATGCTGAACGTTCTCATCGAGGCCCTGGGCTTCCGGCCGGAGATTTTCCCGATGCCTGCCAGCCGCCTGGGGAACATGGGCCCGGCCAGCCTGTTGGTGAATCTCTCCCTGGCCAGAGACGAGGGTCTGCTCCGTCCAGGGCAAAGGCTGTTGCTTCTCGCCTTCGGCCTCGGGTTCTCCTGCGGCGCAGTGGCAATCGAGCTCCTGCCCGGTGAGGCGGGGTGCGATGACTGA
- a CDS encoding CPBP family intramembrane glutamic endopeptidase, which yields MANVRRPAVPDAQAADPTAPVGGLHPLTVLCIGVLVTAVALPESWQGWPYAPFPVFHACLAIVIPLWLGVRPTGRPWPEIRAHLPKQGRPFAAAIAFIGGFILLYSLAMAVLGKTRDPAWNLLATYGKFADLYAARYGSWIALIIVYVFLGLWPMFGEELFYRGLLHGSLLGRYSLPIASVVTSTLFGLRHSAQLVYLLPAYPYVAGAAYFVWAFGVSMIWCWVHARTGSLYLCMATHGVNIVLAPLAIALVIR from the coding sequence ATGGCGAACGTAAGGAGACCCGCGGTTCCCGACGCGCAAGCCGCCGACCCCACCGCACCCGTCGGCGGACTCCACCCGCTCACCGTTCTCTGCATCGGTGTACTGGTCACCGCGGTCGCCCTTCCGGAGTCATGGCAAGGCTGGCCCTACGCGCCGTTTCCTGTCTTTCACGCGTGCCTCGCCATTGTCATCCCGCTTTGGTTGGGGGTTCGCCCCACCGGTCGACCCTGGCCTGAGATTCGGGCGCATCTTCCGAAGCAGGGCCGACCGTTCGCTGCCGCCATCGCGTTCATCGGCGGCTTCATCCTTCTCTACAGCCTCGCTATGGCCGTCCTCGGCAAGACGCGGGATCCCGCATGGAACCTGCTCGCGACCTATGGGAAGTTCGCGGATCTGTACGCCGCGCGTTATGGAAGCTGGATCGCGCTGATCATCGTGTACGTCTTCCTGGGACTGTGGCCCATGTTCGGGGAGGAACTCTTCTACCGGGGATTGCTCCATGGCTCGCTGTTGGGGCGCTACTCGCTGCCGATCGCTTCGGTCGTCACGTCCACCCTGTTCGGACTCCGCCACTCGGCCCAACTGGTCTACCTTTTGCCTGCATACCCGTATGTGGCCGGCGCAGCATACTTCGTATGGGCTTTCGGCGTGAGCATGATCTGGTGCTGGGTGCACGCACGGACGGGCTCTCTGTACCTCTGCATGGCGACACACGGGGTGAACATCGTCCTCGCCCCCCTTGCTATTGCCCTCGTGATTCGGTAG
- a CDS encoding nitroreductase/quinone reductase family protein: MHRLGVALLRAAMLRIGQKSSPALRRFIVVMSVLHLGVYRRTGGLLGRLGLKHGKIVIITTTGRRTGEPRTVPLLAVEDGEDLAVIASHGGLDQPPGWWLNLGENPFATVEIRGRTFPVRAERADQRKRAELWLRFVKAFPGYEDYRQRTARELPIVILHPVPGPAVTAR, encoded by the coding sequence ATGCACAGACTCGGGGTGGCCCTTCTGCGCGCGGCCATGCTCCGGATCGGGCAGAAGTCCAGTCCTGCCCTTCGCAGATTCATCGTCGTCATGAGCGTGCTGCATCTCGGCGTCTACCGGCGAACGGGTGGTCTGCTGGGACGACTGGGTCTGAAGCACGGCAAGATCGTGATCATCACGACGACGGGCCGTAGGACGGGCGAGCCGCGGACGGTTCCCCTCCTCGCTGTCGAGGACGGCGAAGACCTCGCAGTCATCGCTTCTCACGGGGGACTGGACCAGCCGCCGGGCTGGTGGCTGAACCTCGGAGAAAATCCCTTCGCGACGGTCGAGATCAGAGGTCGCACCTTCCCTGTCAGGGCCGAACGGGCCGACCAACGGAAACGTGCGGAACTGTGGCTCCGGTTCGTCAAGGCTTTCCCCGGGTACGAGGATTACCGGCAGCGCACAGCCCGAGAGCTTCCCATTGTGATTCTCCATCCCGTGCCCGGACCGGCCGTGACAGCACGTTGA